Proteins from one Microbacterium proteolyticum genomic window:
- a CDS encoding sensor histidine kinase → MTTRLSEPGPLLDETASDAVVTPPISAVARTLRSPVFVAVVFVATVVQVCSDPVLAIFSGTGQWDHTLPPQAVIALTAFICLAQAVCVSRSGTGPELGMLGAVACYLVVAVALGVPTWATPMQLVIAISMAALGSARRIPVAATWAAGTVALSALALGGWAASVGAPPEAVAAFLLTEGVSLASLSFAGVALGALYAVLERRAERERRRAADIQLQQAEAIEASRAAERGRIAQELHDVAGQHLAGLVSLCDASADLAPAHPQQALQLIDEVRAEGRYAAASLYGALGDLRAVEATAHTPTPDLRHLEGLVEFWRERGKEVSAEIEGDPEVLPAVVSTTAYRAIQEALSNAAKHAAGAPIGIQVRIRPDRLVAVVRNGPPRRPRTDEPGLGLGWGLDNLRQKLTLVDGTLAAGADGTGGWRVEVEIPLPRTMEA, encoded by the coding sequence ATGACGACCCGTCTGTCGGAGCCCGGGCCGCTGCTCGATGAGACCGCCTCCGACGCGGTCGTCACACCTCCGATCAGCGCCGTGGCGCGGACGCTGCGGTCCCCCGTCTTCGTCGCGGTCGTCTTCGTGGCGACGGTGGTGCAGGTCTGCAGCGATCCCGTGCTCGCGATCTTCAGTGGCACGGGCCAGTGGGACCACACTCTGCCGCCCCAGGCGGTCATCGCGTTGACGGCGTTCATCTGCCTCGCGCAAGCGGTGTGCGTGTCCCGGTCGGGGACGGGACCCGAGCTCGGGATGCTCGGCGCGGTGGCGTGTTATCTCGTGGTGGCCGTGGCGCTCGGTGTGCCCACCTGGGCGACACCGATGCAGTTGGTCATCGCGATCTCGATGGCAGCGCTGGGCAGCGCGCGTCGGATCCCCGTCGCGGCGACGTGGGCGGCCGGAACCGTCGCCCTGTCCGCCTTGGCGCTCGGCGGGTGGGCGGCGAGCGTGGGGGCGCCCCCGGAGGCGGTGGCCGCGTTCCTGCTCACGGAGGGGGTGTCGTTGGCATCCCTGTCCTTCGCCGGGGTGGCGCTCGGCGCCCTTTACGCCGTACTCGAGCGGCGGGCCGAGCGCGAGCGTCGCCGGGCCGCGGACATCCAACTGCAGCAGGCGGAGGCGATCGAGGCGTCGAGGGCCGCGGAGCGGGGACGCATCGCCCAGGAACTGCACGACGTCGCCGGTCAGCACCTCGCCGGGCTGGTGTCGCTGTGCGACGCCTCGGCCGACCTGGCGCCCGCGCATCCGCAGCAGGCGCTCCAACTGATCGACGAGGTGCGCGCGGAGGGCCGCTATGCCGCGGCGAGCCTCTACGGTGCGCTCGGGGATCTGCGTGCCGTCGAGGCGACGGCGCACACACCCACACCCGATCTGCGCCACCTCGAGGGGCTCGTGGAGTTCTGGCGAGAGCGCGGCAAAGAAGTCTCGGCCGAGATCGAAGGCGACCCCGAGGTCCTGCCGGCGGTGGTGTCGACGACCGCCTACCGCGCCATCCAGGAGGCTCTGTCGAATGCCGCCAAGCACGCGGCCGGTGCGCCGATCGGCATCCAGGTGCGGATCCGGCCGGACCGTCTTGTCGCGGTCGTGCGGAACGGTCCTCCGCGCCGGCCGCGGACGGACGAACCTGGTCTCGGGCTGGGCTGGGGGTTGGATAACCTGCGCCAGAAGCTCACTCTCGTCGACGGGACGCTCGCGGCGGGGGCCGACGGCACGGGGGGCTGGCGCGTGGAGGTGGAGATTCCGCTTCCCCGGACGATGGAGGCATGA
- a CDS encoding response regulator → MTESASIRVLIADDNRPFRRGVRLRLENADGITVVGEAGTGRDAVKGALAEHADVVLMDLEMPEMNGIDATRTVVEESGGSTRVIALTSHGEDHLVMSALSSGASGYLLKTHDSSQLVDAIRAAHRGEALMSSRVTRSVLTDIARRRITDQDRAKAASLSPSEARVVSLLSDGITSNEQLAAELVVSINTVRSHVQSSMRKTGAADRTQLALWGVRVRSVLAAHPNG, encoded by the coding sequence GTGACGGAAAGCGCATCGATCAGGGTGCTCATTGCCGACGACAACCGTCCGTTCCGTCGCGGCGTGCGACTCCGACTGGAGAACGCGGACGGGATCACCGTCGTGGGCGAGGCGGGCACCGGCCGCGACGCCGTGAAAGGTGCGCTCGCCGAGCACGCGGACGTCGTGCTGATGGACCTGGAGATGCCCGAGATGAACGGCATCGACGCCACGCGCACGGTCGTCGAGGAGTCGGGGGGCAGCACCCGTGTCATCGCGCTGACCAGCCACGGCGAGGACCATCTGGTGATGAGCGCTCTGAGCAGTGGGGCATCGGGGTATCTGCTCAAGACCCACGACAGCTCGCAGCTCGTCGATGCCATCCGCGCCGCGCACCGAGGTGAGGCGCTGATGTCCTCGCGCGTGACGCGCTCGGTCCTCACCGACATCGCCCGGCGCCGCATCACCGACCAGGATCGGGCCAAGGCGGCATCCCTCAGCCCGTCGGAGGCGCGGGTCGTCAGCCTCCTCAGCGACGGGATCACCTCGAACGAACAGCTCGCGGCGGAACTCGTCGTGTCGATCAACACCGTCCGGAGCCATGTGCAGTCCTCGATGCGGAAGACCGGCGCCGCCGACCGCACCCAACTTGCGCTGTGGGGCGTCCGGGTGCGTTCCGTGCTGGCGGCTCATCCGAACGGATGA
- a CDS encoding thiolase family protein yields MTASYVYDAVRTPFGRAGGALASVRPDDLAALVMKAAVERTGLDPARIDDVVFGDANQAGEDNRNVARFGALLAGFPTSVTGATVNRLCASSLEAVIQGSRAIESGDADIVLAGGVESMSRAPYVVEKAAKPFPAVGNATMWNTAIGWRMTNPALPKNWTISNGESAEKIAREWGITREAQDAFAVRSHQRAASAWAAGVFDGEIVAVPGVALTRDEGIRDDTSVEKLAGLKALFAADGQGSVTAGNSSPINDGASAVLIGGEGALDAEPLARIAGRAAHGVDPDVFPIAPIEAANKALARAGKTWADVDFVELNEAFASQSLACLAGWPDLDPEKLNVHGGALAIGHPLGASGGRIIGRAAHELARRGSGIAVVAICIGVGQGLAVVLER; encoded by the coding sequence ATGACCGCCAGCTACGTCTACGACGCCGTTCGCACACCGTTCGGTCGCGCCGGGGGAGCCCTGGCATCCGTTCGCCCCGACGATCTGGCCGCGCTGGTCATGAAGGCGGCGGTCGAGCGCACCGGACTCGACCCCGCCCGCATCGACGACGTCGTCTTCGGGGATGCCAACCAGGCCGGGGAGGACAACCGCAACGTCGCCCGTTTCGGCGCGCTGCTCGCCGGCTTCCCGACGTCGGTCACCGGCGCCACCGTCAACCGGCTCTGCGCGTCGTCGCTCGAGGCCGTGATCCAGGGGTCGCGCGCAATCGAGTCCGGCGACGCCGACATCGTGCTGGCCGGCGGCGTCGAGTCGATGAGCCGTGCGCCGTACGTCGTGGAGAAGGCCGCGAAGCCGTTCCCGGCGGTCGGCAACGCGACCATGTGGAACACCGCGATCGGGTGGCGCATGACCAACCCCGCCCTGCCGAAGAACTGGACGATCTCGAACGGCGAATCCGCCGAGAAGATCGCACGCGAGTGGGGCATCACGCGGGAGGCGCAGGATGCCTTCGCCGTGCGGTCGCACCAGCGTGCGGCATCCGCGTGGGCGGCGGGCGTCTTCGACGGGGAGATCGTGGCCGTGCCCGGGGTCGCGCTGACCCGCGACGAGGGCATCCGCGACGACACCTCCGTCGAGAAGCTCGCGGGCCTGAAGGCGCTGTTCGCCGCCGACGGGCAGGGGAGCGTCACGGCCGGCAACTCCTCGCCGATCAACGACGGAGCCTCGGCCGTGCTCATCGGCGGCGAGGGAGCCCTGGATGCCGAGCCGCTCGCGCGCATCGCGGGTCGCGCGGCCCACGGCGTCGACCCCGACGTGTTCCCGATCGCCCCGATCGAGGCCGCGAACAAGGCGCTCGCGCGCGCCGGGAAGACGTGGGCCGACGTCGATTTCGTCGAGCTCAACGAAGCCTTCGCGTCGCAGTCGCTCGCGTGCTTGGCCGGGTGGCCCGACCTCGACCCCGAGAAGCTCAACGTCCACGGCGGTGCGCTCGCGATCGGGCACCCGCTCGGCGCGTCCGGCGGCCGCATCATCGGCCGTGCGGCGCACGAGCTCGCGCGCCGCGGCTCGGGAATCGCGGTCGTCGCGATCTGCATCGGCGTGGGCCAGGGGCTCGCCGTCGTGCTCGAGCGGTGA
- a CDS encoding metal-sensitive transcriptional regulator: MHGYDGHKDDLQKRLRRVEGQVRGIARMVDEDKYCIDILTQVSAATKALETVALSLLSDHLSHCVAEASAEGGQVAAEKIREANDAIARLVRS, translated from the coding sequence ATGCACGGATACGACGGACACAAGGACGACCTGCAGAAACGGCTGCGCCGCGTCGAGGGGCAGGTGCGCGGCATCGCGCGGATGGTCGACGAAGACAAGTACTGCATCGACATCCTCACGCAGGTGTCCGCCGCGACGAAGGCGCTCGAGACCGTCGCGCTGTCACTCCTGTCGGATCACCTCAGCCACTGCGTCGCCGAGGCCAGCGCGGAGGGCGGCCAGGTCGCCGCCGAGAAGATCCGCGAAGCCAACGACGCCATCGCCCGGCTCGTCCGGTCCTGA
- a CDS encoding nucleoside hydrolase, protein MARKIILDCDPGHDDAIALLLAHGHPDIELLAVTTVAGNQTLEKVTRNALAVAEVAGITGVRFAAGSPRPLVRELEIADVLHGDTGMDGPTLPDPTMRVEDQHAVNLIIELVMSHPADTITLVPTGALTNIALAARLEPRIVDRVHEVVLMGGGHSEGNWGPKSEFNIVVDPEAAHIVFDAPWQVTMCGLDVTHQALATDDVIDRIAAVGTRPAAFVTELLHFFTTTYAHTQGFAAPPVHDPVAVARVIDPSVVQTVPVPIEVELTGTLTRGMTVADFRHPRDPESHTHAAMELDHAKFWDLVVTALELIGDPARRSTE, encoded by the coding sequence ATGGCGAGAAAGATCATCCTCGACTGCGACCCCGGCCACGACGACGCCATCGCTCTTCTGCTCGCTCACGGACACCCCGACATCGAGCTGCTCGCGGTCACGACCGTGGCGGGCAACCAGACGCTCGAGAAGGTCACCCGCAACGCGCTGGCCGTCGCGGAGGTCGCCGGAATAACGGGAGTCCGATTCGCGGCGGGTTCCCCTCGCCCTCTCGTCCGCGAGCTCGAGATCGCCGACGTTCTGCACGGCGACACGGGGATGGACGGGCCGACGCTGCCCGACCCCACGATGAGAGTGGAAGACCAGCATGCGGTGAATCTCATCATCGAACTGGTCATGTCGCATCCCGCCGACACGATCACTCTCGTCCCGACCGGCGCGCTCACCAACATCGCCCTGGCCGCGCGTCTGGAGCCACGCATCGTCGACCGTGTCCACGAGGTCGTGCTCATGGGCGGCGGACACAGCGAGGGCAACTGGGGGCCGAAGAGCGAGTTCAACATCGTGGTCGACCCCGAAGCCGCGCACATCGTGTTCGATGCGCCCTGGCAGGTGACGATGTGCGGTCTCGACGTCACCCACCAGGCGCTGGCCACCGATGACGTGATCGACCGCATCGCCGCCGTAGGCACCCGCCCGGCGGCCTTCGTCACCGAACTCCTGCACTTCTTCACGACGACGTACGCCCACACGCAGGGCTTCGCCGCCCCTCCCGTCCACGACCCCGTGGCCGTCGCACGAGTCATCGATCCATCCGTCGTCCAGACCGTTCCGGTCCCCATCGAGGTCGAGCTCACCGGGACGCTGACACGAGGGATGACGGTCGCCGACTTCCGTCACCCGCGCGACCCGGAGAGCCACACGCACGCTGCCATGGAGCTGGACCACGCGAAGTTCTGGGACCTCGTCGTGACGGCGCTCGAACTGATCGGCGACCCCGCCCGGAGGTCGACGGAATGA
- a CDS encoding FhaA domain-containing protein yields MGLLDSFEKGLERAVNGAFAKTFRSGIQPVEIASALRSELDKNAVVVSRERILAPNAFTVRLSPADDEKMSALGSTLVTELDTLVKQHARTQGYSFAGPVTISVERDTSLSTGTLRVDSRTSEGQVSWRGVVDINGTRHPLVKARTVIGRGSDADITIPDAGTSRKHVEILWDGERAMVRDLGSTNGTTLNGRKVSEAALPPDSTISIGRTAIVFRVVAQAQTARRAAPSDATQLFDVRDRGPLS; encoded by the coding sequence GTGGGGCTACTCGACAGTTTCGAGAAGGGTCTCGAACGCGCCGTCAACGGTGCGTTCGCGAAGACCTTCCGCAGTGGCATCCAGCCCGTGGAGATCGCCTCCGCGCTGCGGAGCGAGCTCGACAAGAACGCCGTCGTCGTGAGCCGTGAGCGCATCCTCGCGCCGAACGCCTTCACGGTGCGCCTGTCGCCCGCGGACGACGAGAAGATGAGCGCCCTCGGCTCGACCCTCGTGACCGAACTCGACACCCTCGTCAAGCAGCACGCCCGCACGCAGGGGTATTCGTTCGCCGGACCGGTGACGATCTCGGTCGAGCGCGACACCTCACTGTCGACCGGCACCCTTCGTGTGGATTCGCGCACGAGCGAGGGTCAGGTGTCGTGGCGCGGAGTCGTCGACATCAACGGCACCCGCCACCCGCTCGTGAAGGCCCGCACGGTCATCGGCCGCGGCAGTGACGCCGACATCACGATCCCCGACGCCGGCACGAGCCGCAAGCACGTCGAGATCCTGTGGGACGGCGAGCGCGCGATGGTCCGCGACCTCGGCTCGACCAATGGAACGACCCTCAACGGTCGGAAGGTATCCGAGGCCGCACTTCCGCCGGACTCGACCATCTCGATCGGCCGCACCGCTATCGTCTTCCGTGTGGTCGCGCAGGCACAGACCGCACGGCGAGCGGCGCCGTCCGATGCGACGCAGCTCTTCGACGTCCGGGACCGGGGGCCCCTGTCATGA
- a CDS encoding heavy-metal-associated domain-containing protein produces MNERIDLGLREAAASTPLPEGAVIQEIGVTGMTCAHCVRSVTEEISEIAGVHGVSVDLRVGEVSRVTIASDSPLDAALVRDAVEEAGYALAADPS; encoded by the coding sequence ATGAACGAACGCATCGATCTCGGTCTCCGCGAGGCTGCGGCATCCACTCCTCTTCCCGAGGGCGCGGTCATTCAGGAGATCGGCGTGACCGGGATGACGTGCGCGCACTGCGTCCGGAGCGTCACCGAGGAGATCTCCGAGATCGCGGGGGTGCACGGCGTGTCCGTCGACCTGCGCGTCGGGGAGGTCTCGCGCGTCACGATCGCCAGCGACTCCCCGCTCGACGCCGCCCTCGTGCGCGACGCCGTCGAGGAGGCCGGCTACGCCCTGGCGGCCGACCCGTCATGA
- a CDS encoding IclR family transcriptional regulator domain-containing protein: MTDAEPFAPAPEDDSDGPGEVVQAFVRGLAVIRAFDADNPELTLSDVARRAGVTRAAAGRFLRTLQSLGYVRNDGRSFALTPRVLELGYSYLSALSLPEVAQPHLEALSRAVGESASAAVLDGAEIVYVARVPVRRIMSVGITVGTRFPAAITSMGRVLLAAASTDERDRILDAEPLAPRTPRTLTDPAAVRQELERVRAQGWARVDGELEPGLQSLAAPVHGRDGAVVAAINLSMSSGRYPEAEVTDRLIPALLAAARAIEADLRVA, encoded by the coding sequence GTGACCGACGCCGAACCTTTCGCCCCCGCGCCTGAGGACGACAGCGACGGCCCCGGCGAGGTCGTGCAGGCCTTCGTGCGCGGGCTCGCGGTGATCCGCGCGTTCGACGCCGACAACCCCGAGCTGACGCTGAGCGACGTCGCGCGCCGCGCCGGTGTGACGCGGGCCGCCGCAGGACGGTTCCTCCGCACGCTGCAGAGCCTCGGGTACGTGCGGAACGACGGGCGCTCGTTCGCCCTCACCCCGCGCGTGCTGGAGCTGGGCTACAGCTACCTCTCTGCCCTGTCGCTCCCCGAGGTCGCGCAGCCGCACCTCGAGGCGCTGTCGCGCGCGGTCGGCGAGAGCGCGTCGGCTGCCGTCCTCGACGGCGCCGAGATCGTCTACGTCGCGCGCGTACCCGTGCGCCGGATCATGTCGGTCGGCATCACCGTCGGCACGCGGTTCCCGGCCGCGATCACGAGCATGGGTCGCGTCCTGTTGGCCGCGGCATCCACCGACGAACGAGATCGGATCCTGGATGCCGAGCCCCTGGCGCCCCGAACCCCCCGGACGCTGACCGACCCCGCCGCCGTGCGGCAGGAACTCGAGCGGGTGCGCGCGCAGGGCTGGGCCCGCGTCGACGGCGAGCTCGAACCGGGGCTGCAGTCGCTCGCAGCTCCCGTCCACGGCCGGGACGGCGCGGTGGTCGCAGCCATCAACCTGTCGATGTCGAGCGGCCGTTACCCCGAGGCCGAGGTCACTGACCGGCTGATCCCGGCGCTGCTCGCCGCGGCCCGCGCGATCGAGGCCGACCTGCGGGTGGCGTGA
- a CDS encoding heavy metal translocating P-type ATPase, with amino-acid sequence MSTTDVELDITGMTCASRATRIERKLNKLPGVEASVNYATEKARVRGDDLDPANLIAVVEAAGYAAAVPAPPVPEEVATDPETDALRRRLLISLALAVPVAVLSMIPALQFSNWQWLALTLTAPVAVWGAWPFHRAAAVNARHGAVTMDTLISLGVIASFGWSLYALFFGGAGMPGMRMSFTLFGAPTAGAHEIYLEVAALVTVFLLAGRYAEARARTASASALKALLNLGATSATKLEDGRERTVPVASLVVGDVVVVRPGEKIPSDGLVIDGTSAVDAGMLTGESVPVEVAPGAGVVGATINVGGRLVVEITRVGADTELARMGRLVEEAQTGKAEVQRLADRVSAVFVPVVILLAIAAFAGWLGAGAPLELAFTAAVATLIIACPCALGLATPTALLVGTGRGSQLGILIRGPQVLEQTRRVDTIVLDKTGTVTTGRMAVTDVLPAEGVDRAELLAVAAAVEGGSEHPVGRAIAAAAGTAAPVESFAAHAGYGVQGVVDGSAVVAGRVSWLRDQWSVKVPASGVSDSESRGTVVAVARDGRYLGAIAVADTIKPTSAEAVARFRRLGLRPVLLTGDNAATATRVGADVGIDDVRAEVTPAEKLDVVRALQAEGRVVAMVGDGVNDAAALTAADLGIAMGGGTDAAIAASDVTVVSGDLLVVADAVRLARRTLGTIKGNLFWAFTYNVAAIPVAMAGLLNPVVAAAAMALSSVFVVTNSLRLRGFRAEPTAAH; translated from the coding sequence ATGAGCACCACCGACGTCGAGCTCGACATCACCGGGATGACGTGCGCCTCGCGCGCCACCCGGATCGAGCGCAAGCTCAACAAGCTGCCCGGCGTCGAGGCATCCGTCAACTACGCCACCGAGAAGGCGCGCGTGCGCGGCGACGACCTCGACCCGGCGAATCTCATCGCGGTCGTCGAGGCCGCGGGCTACGCGGCCGCGGTACCCGCGCCGCCCGTCCCGGAGGAGGTCGCGACCGACCCCGAGACCGACGCCCTCCGCCGACGTCTGCTCATCAGCCTCGCGCTGGCCGTGCCCGTCGCCGTGCTGTCGATGATCCCGGCGCTGCAGTTCTCGAACTGGCAGTGGCTCGCGCTCACCCTGACGGCCCCGGTCGCGGTGTGGGGCGCGTGGCCGTTCCACCGCGCGGCGGCGGTCAACGCCCGCCATGGCGCCGTCACCATGGACACGCTCATCAGCCTCGGCGTCATCGCCTCGTTCGGCTGGTCGCTCTACGCCCTGTTCTTCGGCGGCGCGGGCATGCCCGGCATGAGAATGAGCTTCACGCTGTTCGGCGCACCGACCGCCGGCGCGCACGAGATCTACCTCGAGGTCGCCGCCCTCGTGACGGTGTTCCTCCTCGCCGGCCGCTACGCCGAGGCGCGGGCGCGCACGGCATCGGCGAGCGCACTGAAGGCCCTGCTGAACCTCGGCGCGACCTCCGCCACCAAGCTCGAGGACGGCCGCGAGCGCACCGTCCCGGTCGCGAGCCTCGTCGTCGGCGACGTGGTCGTGGTGCGTCCGGGCGAGAAGATCCCGTCGGACGGTCTCGTCATCGACGGAACCTCGGCGGTGGATGCCGGCATGCTCACCGGCGAATCCGTCCCGGTCGAGGTGGCCCCCGGTGCCGGCGTCGTCGGGGCGACGATCAACGTCGGTGGTCGTCTGGTCGTCGAGATCACGCGCGTGGGCGCCGACACCGAGCTCGCCCGTATGGGACGCCTGGTCGAGGAGGCGCAGACCGGCAAGGCCGAGGTGCAGCGGCTCGCCGACCGCGTCTCGGCGGTCTTCGTGCCGGTCGTCATCCTGCTCGCGATCGCGGCGTTCGCCGGCTGGCTCGGCGCGGGCGCGCCGCTCGAACTCGCGTTCACCGCCGCCGTGGCGACGCTCATCATCGCCTGCCCGTGCGCGCTGGGCCTCGCGACGCCCACCGCGCTGCTGGTCGGCACCGGGCGCGGGTCGCAGCTCGGCATCCTGATCCGCGGTCCGCAGGTGCTCGAGCAGACGCGCCGCGTCGACACGATCGTGCTCGACAAGACCGGCACTGTGACCACCGGCCGCATGGCCGTGACCGATGTGCTGCCCGCCGAGGGCGTGGACCGCGCCGAACTGCTCGCGGTCGCCGCGGCCGTCGAGGGCGGGTCGGAGCACCCGGTGGGTCGCGCGATCGCCGCGGCCGCGGGCACGGCGGCACCCGTCGAGTCGTTCGCCGCGCACGCGGGATACGGCGTCCAGGGTGTCGTGGACGGCTCCGCCGTGGTCGCCGGTCGGGTGTCGTGGCTGCGGGATCAGTGGAGCGTGAAGGTGCCGGCATCCGGAGTCTCCGATTCGGAGTCGCGTGGAACCGTCGTCGCCGTCGCGCGCGACGGGCGGTACCTCGGCGCGATCGCCGTCGCCGACACGATCAAACCGACGAGCGCCGAGGCGGTCGCGCGGTTCCGCCGCCTGGGCCTGCGCCCCGTGCTGCTCACCGGAGACAACGCCGCGACCGCCACCCGCGTCGGCGCCGACGTCGGGATCGACGACGTCCGCGCTGAGGTGACGCCGGCCGAGAAGCTCGACGTCGTCCGCGCGCTGCAGGCCGAGGGACGGGTCGTGGCCATGGTGGGCGACGGCGTCAACGACGCGGCGGCCCTCACCGCCGCCGACCTCGGCATCGCGATGGGCGGAGGGACGGATGCGGCGATCGCGGCGAGCGACGTCACGGTGGTGTCGGGCGATCTGCTCGTCGTCGCCGACGCCGTCCGTCTTGCGCGACGCACGCTCGGCACCATCAAGGGCAACCTGTTCTGGGCCTTCACCTACAACGTCGCCGCGATCCCCGTGGCGATGGCGGGGCTGCTGAACCCCGTCGTCGCGGCCGCCGCGATGGCGCTGTCGTCGGTGTTCGTCGTGACCAACAGCCTGCGGCTGCGGGGTTTCCGCGCCGAGCCGACGGCGGCGCACTGA
- a CDS encoding 3-oxoacid CoA-transferase subunit A, with the protein MIDKTVPDLAAAVAGIADGSTVMIGGFGRAGQPVELIDALIAHGARDLTVVNNNAGNGDTGLAALLAAGQVRKMICSFPRQSDSWVFDGLYRDGRIELELVPQGNLAERIRAAGAGIGGFFTPTGFGTQLAEGKETRRIDDRDYVLEYPIHADVALVSAYRADRWGNLVYRETARNFGPIMAAAAKTSVVQVDEIVPLGDLDPESVVTPGLYVDRVVAVGERRWLQDGVFVGGVDIEGRPLARNGADS; encoded by the coding sequence ATGATCGACAAGACCGTGCCCGACCTCGCGGCGGCCGTGGCGGGCATCGCCGACGGCTCGACCGTGATGATCGGTGGATTCGGCCGTGCCGGACAGCCCGTCGAACTCATCGACGCGCTCATCGCGCACGGCGCCCGCGACCTCACCGTCGTCAACAACAACGCCGGCAACGGCGACACCGGACTCGCGGCTCTGCTCGCGGCAGGCCAGGTGCGCAAGATGATCTGTTCGTTCCCGCGGCAGAGCGACTCGTGGGTCTTCGACGGCCTGTACCGCGACGGCAGGATCGAGCTCGAACTCGTGCCGCAGGGGAACCTCGCCGAGCGGATCCGCGCGGCCGGCGCCGGAATCGGCGGCTTCTTCACGCCGACCGGGTTCGGCACCCAGCTCGCCGAGGGCAAGGAGACGCGGCGCATCGACGACCGCGACTACGTCCTCGAGTACCCGATCCACGCCGACGTCGCGCTCGTCAGCGCATACCGCGCCGACCGGTGGGGCAACCTCGTCTACCGCGAGACCGCCCGCAACTTCGGGCCGATCATGGCCGCCGCGGCGAAGACCAGCGTGGTCCAGGTCGACGAGATCGTGCCTCTCGGCGACCTCGACCCCGAGTCCGTCGTCACGCCCGGGTTGTACGTCGACCGGGTCGTGGCCGTGGGCGAGCGCCGGTGGCTGCAGGACGGCGTCTTCGTCGGCGGCGTCGACATCGAGGGGCGCCCGCTCGCCCGGAACGGAGCGGACTCATGA
- a CDS encoding 3-oxoacid CoA-transferase subunit B, whose product MTTRVSRTALAARVASDIPEGAVVNLGIGAPTLVADYLPEGLEIVLHTENGMLGMGPAPVEGSVDPDLINAGKQPVTALAGAAYFHHADSFAMMRGGHLDVCVLGAFQVSASGDLANWSTGEPGAIPAVGGAMDLAIGAKDVYVMTDLLTKQGAPKLVEACTYPLTGVGCVSRVYTDHGVFDVTPDGLRVRELFGDNTHAEIEELLGLTLIEQGA is encoded by the coding sequence ATGACCACACGCGTCTCCCGCACCGCGCTCGCCGCGCGCGTGGCATCCGACATCCCCGAGGGAGCCGTGGTGAACCTCGGCATCGGCGCGCCGACCCTCGTGGCGGACTACCTGCCCGAGGGGCTCGAGATCGTGCTGCATACCGAGAACGGAATGTTGGGCATGGGCCCCGCGCCGGTCGAGGGGTCGGTCGATCCCGACCTCATCAACGCCGGAAAGCAGCCGGTCACGGCGCTCGCCGGAGCCGCCTACTTCCACCACGCCGACTCCTTCGCCATGATGCGCGGCGGGCACCTCGACGTGTGCGTGCTGGGTGCCTTCCAGGTCTCGGCATCCGGTGATCTGGCGAACTGGTCGACCGGCGAGCCCGGGGCGATTCCGGCCGTCGGTGGGGCGATGGACCTCGCCATCGGAGCGAAGGACGTCTATGTCATGACCGACCTGCTCACCAAGCAGGGCGCCCCCAAGCTGGTCGAGGCGTGCACCTACCCGCTCACCGGCGTCGGCTGCGTCTCCCGCGTGTACACCGACCACGGCGTCTTCGACGTCACCCCCGACGGCCTCCGCGTGCGGGAACTGTTCGGCGACAACACGCACGCCGAGATCGAGGAACTGCTCGGTCTCACGCTGATCGAGCAAGGAGCCTGA